GGGCGATGGTAACGTGATTTTAAGTTCGGGATTTGAGGTACGTCGCGAGGCGGAACCCACCCCACCGATCACCGAGCCTACGGATTTAAACGCAGAACGCAGCGGCCAAAGCGGACAGGTGATCCTGGACTGGGCAGCGGTGCGCTACGCACTGAACTACCAGGTGGAGATGACGACTACCGACCCTGCAGACCCTGCTGCGGTATGGTCGCCTGCGGGACTGACTTCCAAGAGTAAAATGACGGTAGATAACTTGAACCCGGGAACGTATTACTGGTTTCGAGTGAAGGCCTACGGCCGACGCGATGAGAAAAGCGGATTCAGCGATCCCGCGTTGGTGATGGCTGCTTGATGGCTACTACG
This genomic window from Cryomorphaceae bacterium 1068 contains:
- a CDS encoding fibronectin type III domain-containing protein yields the protein MSKIKMGIASLSTKSLVTFSKDVERNMDGNANFPSPVPTIAELTAKRIEFVDAASAAKFGDRRAIFQRNTLGEELKEMLRQLGAYVAFVAQGDGNVILSSGFEVRREAEPTPPITEPTDLNAERSGQSGQVILDWAAVRYALNYQVEMTTTDPADPAAVWSPAGLTSKSKMTVDNLNPGTYYWFRVKAYGRRDEKSGFSDPALVMAA